From a region of the Corallococcus macrosporus genome:
- a CDS encoding ATP-binding protein, protein MPQPLPPSIPASEERHFVGGGEMGELVRSKDWARTPLGPSRDWPISLKTMAGVVLHNRFPMLMWWGPEMIQIYNDAYRPVLGLKHPGSLGAPGEVIWREIWDVIGPMARGVLNGGPATWSENLELFLNSRGFLEETFHTFSYSPIPDEQGGVGGVLVTVRETTPEVQHDRQLRMLRDLAARAADAKSPDQAVHASLAVLDGNDLDLPFCLLYLLDAKGGTAHLAGGTHLPDAVLAALPAQQSLTTESATDWPFAEAARTGQAIVVNDLGARLSALPGGRWNTPPSLAVVRALTRPGQSRPSGFLVGGVSPRRLLDASYHAFFQATAEHVAATVANARAYQEERQRAEELAALDRAKTAFFSNISHELRTPLTLLLGPTEDALASTERALQGDALETVHRNGIRLRKLVNTLLDFARIEAGRVRATYEPTDLAALTAGLASAFRSAIERAGLVLDVDCPPLPEPAWVDHEMWEKIVLNLISNALKFTFTGGITVAQALTDGHVELRVTDTGTGIPANELPRLFERFHRVHGARARSHEGSGIGLALVHELVRLHGGTLSVQSELDRGTTFTVRIPTGFAHLPPEHVTSARSQRPLPAGADPYVRDALGWLTDLPATPAEDSAPAEPLPTPVLGEEERGRVLLADDNADMREYVGRLLGAHWTVEAVADGEAALQAARARPPDLILSDVMMPRLDGFGLLQALRADERTRTVPVILLSARAGEEAQEEGLQAGADDYLVKPFSTRDLLARVTAQVTRSRLRKLEAAHAERLSRIFQHAPVGIAILRGPEHVFEFANQNYLKLIANRNVTGKPVREALPDLADQGVYELLDGVYRSGEPHIGRSLRVVFNDGPEQSSREVFFDFVYQPMLDAKGQVESIIVVVFDVTELATARREAESANRAKDEFLAMLGHELRNPLAPILTALQLMRLRGETAAERERTLIERQVTHLVRMVDDLLDVSRVTRGKVTLKRERVTLTDVMAKAIEQISPLIEQRHHTLEVDLPDRGTDLHGDPTRLAQVFANLLTNAAKYTEPGGFLAVTGTREGQEFVVSVRDTGVGIAPEILPRVFDLFVQEHQALDRSQGGLGLGLAIARSLVTLHDGTISAHSPGRGRGSTFTVRLPALEAEVPPALPTPQPGALVPQEPVSMSARVLIVDDNRDAADVLSESLEFLGCTTRVAYDGPTGLEAAKDFRPEIALLDIGLPVMDGYELARLLRQQEEPRPMKLVAVTGYGQESDRQRSKAAGFDAHLVKPLHFETLETLLKDLTGA, encoded by the coding sequence ATGCCCCAGCCCCTGCCCCCCTCCATCCCCGCTTCCGAGGAGCGTCACTTCGTGGGCGGCGGTGAGATGGGCGAGCTGGTGCGCTCGAAGGACTGGGCTCGCACGCCGCTGGGCCCGTCCCGCGACTGGCCCATCAGCCTGAAGACGATGGCGGGCGTGGTGCTCCACAACCGGTTCCCCATGCTCATGTGGTGGGGCCCGGAGATGATCCAGATCTACAACGACGCGTACCGTCCGGTGCTTGGCCTCAAGCATCCCGGATCGCTGGGCGCGCCTGGTGAGGTCATCTGGCGGGAGATCTGGGACGTCATCGGCCCCATGGCCCGGGGCGTGCTCAACGGCGGCCCCGCCACCTGGAGCGAGAACCTGGAGCTGTTCCTCAACAGCCGGGGGTTCCTCGAGGAGACGTTCCACACGTTCTCATACAGCCCCATCCCCGACGAGCAGGGCGGCGTGGGCGGCGTGCTCGTCACCGTGCGCGAGACGACCCCGGAGGTGCAGCACGACCGGCAGCTGCGCATGCTGCGCGACCTGGCGGCCCGCGCCGCCGACGCGAAGTCGCCGGACCAGGCGGTCCACGCCAGCCTGGCCGTGCTCGACGGCAACGACCTGGACCTGCCGTTCTGCCTGCTCTACCTGCTGGACGCGAAGGGCGGCACCGCGCACCTCGCCGGTGGCACCCACCTGCCCGACGCCGTCCTGGCCGCGCTGCCCGCGCAGCAGTCCCTGACCACGGAGTCCGCCACGGACTGGCCCTTCGCGGAGGCCGCCCGCACGGGGCAGGCCATCGTCGTGAACGACCTGGGGGCTCGCCTGAGCGCCCTGCCGGGAGGCCGCTGGAACACGCCGCCGTCGCTCGCCGTGGTGCGCGCCCTGACGCGGCCGGGCCAGTCGCGGCCGTCCGGCTTCCTCGTGGGCGGCGTGAGCCCCCGGCGGCTGCTCGACGCGAGCTATCACGCCTTCTTCCAGGCCACCGCCGAGCACGTCGCCGCCACGGTCGCCAACGCGCGCGCGTATCAGGAGGAGCGGCAGCGCGCGGAGGAGCTCGCGGCGCTGGACCGCGCGAAGACGGCCTTCTTCAGCAACATCAGCCACGAGCTGCGCACCCCGCTCACGCTCCTGCTGGGCCCCACCGAGGACGCGCTCGCCAGCACCGAGCGCGCGCTCCAGGGAGACGCGCTGGAGACGGTGCACCGCAACGGCATCCGCCTGCGCAAGCTGGTCAACACGCTGCTGGACTTCGCGCGCATCGAGGCCGGACGCGTGAGGGCCACCTACGAGCCCACCGACCTGGCCGCGCTCACCGCGGGGCTCGCCAGCGCCTTCCGCTCCGCCATCGAGCGCGCGGGGCTGGTGCTCGACGTGGACTGCCCGCCCCTGCCGGAGCCGGCCTGGGTGGACCACGAGATGTGGGAGAAGATCGTCCTCAACCTCATCTCCAACGCGCTGAAGTTCACCTTCACCGGCGGCATCACCGTGGCGCAGGCGCTGACGGACGGACACGTCGAGCTGCGCGTCACCGACACCGGCACGGGCATCCCCGCCAACGAACTGCCCCGCCTCTTCGAGCGCTTCCACCGCGTGCACGGCGCCCGCGCACGCTCCCACGAAGGCTCCGGCATCGGGCTGGCACTGGTGCACGAGCTGGTGCGGCTGCACGGCGGCACCCTCTCCGTCCAGAGCGAGCTGGACCGCGGCACCACCTTCACCGTGCGCATCCCCACGGGCTTCGCGCACCTGCCGCCGGAGCACGTCACGTCCGCGCGCAGCCAGCGCCCCCTGCCCGCGGGCGCGGACCCCTACGTGCGCGACGCGCTGGGCTGGCTGACGGACCTGCCCGCCACGCCCGCCGAAGACAGTGCTCCCGCAGAGCCCCTCCCCACGCCCGTGCTCGGGGAGGAGGAGCGCGGGCGCGTGCTGCTCGCGGACGACAACGCGGACATGCGCGAGTACGTGGGCCGGCTGCTGGGCGCGCACTGGACGGTGGAGGCGGTGGCGGACGGCGAGGCCGCGCTCCAGGCCGCGCGCGCCCGGCCCCCGGACCTCATCCTGTCCGACGTGATGATGCCCCGGCTGGACGGCTTCGGGCTGCTCCAGGCCCTGCGCGCCGACGAGCGCACCCGGACGGTGCCCGTCATCCTCCTGTCCGCGCGTGCGGGAGAAGAAGCCCAGGAGGAGGGGCTCCAGGCGGGCGCGGATGACTACCTGGTGAAGCCCTTCTCCACCCGGGACCTGCTGGCGCGCGTCACCGCGCAGGTCACCCGCTCCCGGCTGCGCAAGCTGGAGGCCGCGCACGCGGAGCGGCTGTCGCGCATCTTCCAGCACGCGCCCGTGGGCATCGCCATCCTGCGCGGCCCGGAGCACGTCTTCGAGTTCGCCAACCAGAACTACCTCAAGCTCATCGCGAACCGGAACGTGACGGGCAAGCCCGTGCGCGAGGCCCTGCCGGACCTGGCGGATCAGGGCGTCTACGAGCTGCTGGACGGCGTCTACCGGTCGGGCGAGCCGCACATCGGCCGCTCGCTGCGCGTCGTCTTCAACGACGGCCCCGAGCAGTCCTCGCGCGAGGTGTTCTTCGACTTCGTCTACCAGCCCATGCTCGACGCGAAGGGCCAGGTGGAGAGCATCATCGTCGTCGTCTTCGACGTGACGGAGCTGGCCACCGCGCGGCGGGAGGCGGAGTCCGCCAACCGCGCCAAGGACGAGTTCCTCGCGATGCTGGGCCACGAGCTGCGCAACCCCCTGGCCCCCATCCTCACCGCGCTCCAGCTCATGCGCCTGCGGGGTGAGACGGCCGCGGAGCGCGAGCGCACGCTGATTGAACGGCAGGTGACGCACCTGGTGCGCATGGTGGACGACCTGCTGGACGTCAGCCGCGTCACCCGGGGCAAGGTCACGCTCAAGCGCGAGCGCGTCACGCTCACCGACGTGATGGCGAAGGCCATCGAGCAGATCAGCCCGCTCATCGAGCAGCGCCACCACACGCTGGAGGTGGACCTGCCCGACCGTGGCACGGACCTCCACGGCGACCCCACGCGGCTGGCGCAGGTGTTCGCGAACCTGCTCACCAACGCCGCGAAGTACACGGAGCCCGGCGGCTTCCTCGCCGTGACGGGCACACGCGAGGGCCAGGAGTTCGTCGTCAGCGTGCGCGACACGGGCGTGGGCATCGCGCCGGAAATCCTGCCGCGCGTGTTCGACCTCTTCGTGCAGGAGCACCAGGCCCTGGATCGCTCCCAGGGCGGCCTGGGGCTGGGGCTCGCCATCGCGCGCAGCCTGGTGACGCTGCACGACGGCACCATCAGCGCGCACAGCCCGGGCCGGGGCCGCGGCAGCACCTTCACCGTGCGCCTGCCCGCGCTGGAGGCGGAGGTGCCCCCCGCGCTGCCCACGCCGCAGCCCGGTGCGCTCGTCCCCCAGGAGCCCGTGTCCATGAGCGCGCGCGTGCTCATCGTGGACGACAACCGCGACGCGGCGGACGTGCTCTCCGAGTCGCTGGAGTTCCTGGGCTGCACGACGCGCGTGGCCTACGACGGCCCCACGGGCCTGGAGGCGGCGAAGGACT
- a CDS encoding M50 family metallopeptidase, with product MHYLFVLLALGALLIVHELGHLVAARLLGVRVPRFTVGFGPPLLSFRLGGTQFVLGAVPLGASANLQGMNPHRSAEEDTSGFGTLGPLKRMAIILAGPLANYAVALGLLFALYSSGTHVVVPLTVGTVVPGSEAARAQLLPGDRLVGVDGKPLESWSDFVTRVAEAVGGQLELSVDRHGEPRTVTVRPRADERGAGRIGVSQQYVFREHAPGEAFTQSLVHTGRVASEALSTLMAMVRGPQVAGRAGPGALVRQESSDVASSTASGLDALVRAMVAASVALAMLTLVPVPGLDGGRVLLLAIEAVSGRRIPPRVETVAQTAGFLFLSIGIVATAGAEIRRALPSMDAPNAGLKPSASAPLASDGGTDRVATPSSP from the coding sequence ATGCACTACCTGTTCGTCCTCCTGGCGCTCGGGGCGCTGCTCATCGTGCATGAGCTGGGGCACCTGGTGGCCGCGCGCCTGTTGGGCGTGCGGGTGCCGCGCTTCACCGTGGGCTTCGGACCGCCGCTCCTGTCGTTCCGGCTGGGCGGGACGCAGTTCGTGCTGGGCGCGGTGCCGCTGGGCGCGTCCGCGAACCTCCAGGGGATGAACCCGCACCGCTCCGCGGAGGAGGACACGTCGGGGTTCGGCACGCTGGGGCCGCTCAAGCGGATGGCCATCATCCTGGCGGGGCCGCTGGCGAACTACGCCGTCGCGCTGGGGCTGCTCTTCGCGCTGTACTCGTCGGGCACGCACGTGGTGGTGCCGCTGACGGTGGGCACGGTGGTGCCGGGCTCGGAGGCGGCGCGAGCGCAGCTCTTGCCGGGGGACCGGCTGGTGGGCGTGGACGGCAAGCCGCTGGAGAGCTGGTCGGACTTCGTCACGCGGGTGGCGGAGGCGGTGGGCGGTCAGTTGGAGCTCTCCGTGGACCGGCACGGCGAGCCGCGCACGGTGACGGTGCGGCCCCGGGCGGACGAGCGCGGCGCGGGGCGCATCGGCGTGAGCCAGCAGTACGTGTTCCGCGAGCACGCGCCCGGCGAGGCCTTCACCCAGTCGCTGGTGCACACCGGGCGCGTGGCGTCCGAGGCGCTGTCCACGCTGATGGCGATGGTGCGCGGGCCCCAGGTCGCGGGCCGCGCGGGGCCGGGCGCGCTGGTGCGCCAGGAGTCCTCCGACGTCGCGTCGTCCACGGCGTCCGGCCTGGATGCGCTGGTGCGCGCGATGGTGGCGGCCTCCGTGGCGCTGGCGATGCTGACGCTGGTGCCGGTGCCGGGGCTGGATGGCGGCCGGGTGCTGCTGCTCGCCATCGAGGCGGTGAGCGGACGGCGCATCCCTCCCCGCGTGGAGACGGTGGCGCAGACGGCCGGGTTCCTCTTCCTGTCCATTGGCATCGTTGCCACGGCGGGCGCGGAGATCCGCCGCGCGCTGCCGTCGATGGACGCGCCCAACGCCGGGCTGAAGCCCTCCGCCAGCGCGCCGTTGGCGTCGGATGGCGGCACGGATCGTGTCGCGACGCCCTCATCTCCCTGA
- a CDS encoding NUDIX domain-containing protein — protein MPEYRNPKPTVDCIIELSGERIVLIRRANPPVGWALPGGFVDEGEPLDKAAIREAKEETGLDVTLEEQFFSYSDPKRDPRLHTISTVFIAKATGEPVGADDAAEAKTFSVDALPKDLCFDHGTILSDYLTYKRTGKRRKL, from the coding sequence ATGCCTGAATATCGCAACCCCAAACCCACCGTGGACTGCATCATCGAGTTGTCCGGCGAGCGCATCGTGCTCATCCGCCGCGCGAACCCGCCGGTGGGCTGGGCGCTGCCGGGCGGCTTCGTGGACGAGGGTGAGCCGCTGGACAAGGCGGCCATCCGCGAGGCCAAGGAGGAGACGGGCCTGGACGTGACGCTGGAGGAGCAGTTCTTCAGCTACTCGGATCCGAAGCGCGACCCGCGCCTGCACACCATCTCCACGGTGTTCATCGCGAAGGCGACGGGCGAGCCGGTGGGCGCGGACGACGCGGCGGAGGCGAAGACGTTCTCCGTGGACGCGCTGCCGAAGGACCTGTGCTTCGACCACGGCACCATCCTGTCGGACTACCTGACCTACAAGCGCACCGGGAAGCGCCGCAAGCTGTAG
- the acs gene encoding acetate--CoA ligase, which produces MADPQEIVSVLTESRVFPPPKEFSERAHIRGMADYQRLWDEAAKDPDKYWGDRAREELYWKEPFQTVLDWKPPHARWFVEGKTNLAYNCLDRHLPKLKDKPAILFEGEPGDRRVLTYGELSQQVNRLANGLRSLGVKKGDRVGIYLPMVPEAAVAMLACARLGAVHSVVFGGFSAEALQDRMKDAGAKVLLTADGGWRKGAVVPLMKNVEAALPNAPSIEKVVVLTRTGDGKLPEGPKFLAWDALVKGQSDVCEPEWVESEHPLFILYTSGSTGKPKGVLHTTAGYAVGASLTTRWVFDLRDDDVYWCTADVGWVTGHTYVVYGPLMNGVTTIIYEGAPTQPGPDRFWDIIERYKATILYTAPTAIRAFMRLGEEPVKKHDLTSLRLLGSVGEPINPEAWMWYRDVIGGGRCPVVDTWWQTETGGIMISPLPGATPTKPGSATFPLPGIHAEILDRDGKRVPKGQGGLLFVTKPWPSMLRTVYGDPQRYVNTYFSELPGMYFTGDGARTDADGYFWLMGRVDDVVNVAGHRLGTAEVESALVAHPKVSEAAVVGRPDDLKGTALVAFVTLKQGNAPSDALKKELAVHVGKEIGAIARPDEIRFAEGLPKTRSGKIMRRLLRDVAAGKQSTQDTTTLEDLNVLAALRQNDE; this is translated from the coding sequence ATGGCAGACCCGCAGGAAATCGTCTCGGTCCTGACCGAGTCCCGCGTCTTCCCCCCGCCCAAGGAGTTCTCCGAGCGGGCCCACATCCGCGGCATGGCGGACTACCAGCGGCTGTGGGACGAGGCCGCGAAGGATCCGGACAAGTACTGGGGCGACCGCGCCCGCGAGGAGCTCTACTGGAAGGAGCCCTTCCAGACGGTGCTGGACTGGAAGCCGCCCCACGCGCGCTGGTTCGTCGAGGGGAAGACCAACCTCGCCTACAACTGCCTGGACCGGCACCTGCCGAAGCTGAAGGACAAGCCCGCCATCCTCTTCGAGGGCGAGCCGGGCGACCGCCGCGTCCTCACCTACGGTGAGCTGTCGCAGCAGGTGAACCGGCTGGCCAACGGCCTCAGGTCGCTGGGGGTGAAGAAGGGCGACCGCGTGGGCATCTACCTGCCCATGGTCCCGGAGGCCGCCGTCGCCATGCTCGCGTGCGCGCGGCTGGGCGCGGTGCACTCCGTCGTGTTCGGCGGCTTCTCCGCGGAGGCGCTCCAGGACCGCATGAAGGACGCGGGCGCGAAGGTGCTGCTCACCGCGGACGGCGGCTGGCGCAAGGGCGCGGTGGTGCCGCTGATGAAGAACGTGGAGGCCGCGCTCCCCAACGCCCCCAGCATCGAGAAGGTCGTCGTCCTCACGCGCACCGGCGACGGCAAGCTGCCGGAGGGCCCGAAGTTCCTGGCGTGGGACGCGCTGGTGAAGGGCCAGTCCGATGTCTGCGAGCCGGAGTGGGTGGAGAGCGAACACCCGCTGTTCATCCTCTACACGTCCGGCTCCACCGGGAAGCCCAAGGGCGTGCTGCACACCACCGCGGGCTATGCGGTGGGCGCGTCGCTCACCACGCGCTGGGTGTTCGACCTGCGCGACGACGACGTCTACTGGTGCACCGCGGACGTGGGCTGGGTGACGGGCCACACGTACGTCGTCTACGGCCCGCTGATGAACGGCGTCACCACCATCATCTACGAGGGTGCGCCCACGCAGCCGGGGCCGGACCGCTTCTGGGACATCATCGAGCGCTACAAGGCCACCATCCTCTACACCGCGCCCACCGCCATCCGCGCCTTCATGCGCCTGGGCGAGGAGCCGGTGAAGAAGCACGACCTGACCTCACTGCGCCTGCTGGGCAGCGTGGGCGAGCCCATCAACCCCGAGGCGTGGATGTGGTACCGCGACGTCATCGGCGGGGGGCGCTGCCCCGTCGTGGACACGTGGTGGCAGACGGAGACGGGCGGCATCATGATCTCCCCGCTGCCCGGCGCCACGCCCACCAAGCCCGGCTCCGCCACCTTCCCGCTGCCCGGCATCCACGCGGAGATTTTGGACCGCGACGGCAAGCGCGTGCCGAAGGGGCAGGGCGGACTGCTCTTCGTGACGAAGCCCTGGCCGTCCATGCTGCGCACCGTGTACGGCGACCCGCAGCGGTACGTGAACACGTACTTCAGCGAGCTGCCCGGCATGTACTTCACCGGCGACGGCGCGCGCACGGACGCGGACGGCTACTTCTGGCTGATGGGGCGCGTGGACGACGTGGTGAACGTCGCGGGCCACCGCCTGGGCACCGCGGAGGTGGAGAGCGCGCTCGTGGCGCACCCGAAGGTCTCCGAGGCCGCCGTGGTGGGCCGCCCGGATGATTTGAAGGGCACGGCGCTCGTGGCCTTCGTGACGCTCAAGCAGGGCAACGCCCCCTCGGATGCGCTCAAGAAGGAGCTGGCCGTGCACGTGGGCAAGGAGATTGGCGCCATCGCCCGGCCGGATGAGATCCGCTTCGCGGAAGGCCTCCCCAAGACGCGCTCCGGGAAGATCATGCGCCGGCTGCTGCGCGACGTGGCCGCGGGCAAGCAGTCCACGCAGGACACCACCACGCTGGAGGACCTCAACGTCCTGGCCGCGCTGCGGCAGAACGACGAGTAG
- a CDS encoding dipeptidase gives MNRFPSTLLTALPLTAVLVAPVVSDACTSMLVTKGATTDGSTFITYAADAHELYGELYYTPARRHAAGAMRDVVEWDSGKFLGRIKQPAATYSVVGNMNEHQLSISESTFTGRKELEGPAGLIDYGSLIYIALERAKTAREAIQVMTDLVAEHGYASTGETFSIADPKEAWILEMIGKGAGQKGAVWVARRLPDGYISAHANQSRIRQFPLNDSSTTLYSPDVITFARAKGWYTGADKDFSFADTYHPLDFGGQRFSEARVWSIFRRAAPSLKLGVEYADGADTTKRLPLWVKPDKKVSVQDAMALMRDHYEGTPLDMSKDVGAGPYAVPYRWRPMTWDVDGKSYVHERAISTQQTGFSFVAQMRSSLPDAIGGVLWFGVDDTFTTVYTPMYAGIRQVPKNFAQGVASRGDFSWDSSFWVFNWVSNQAYGRWSDMIVDVQKAQGDLEGQFLADQANVESVAQVLYKRTPEQARQYLTEYSMQQGDKVHARWRKLGEQMLVKYIDGNVRDATGKVGHPRYPDAWYRRIAADNGKMLESHEKPEPKPAAAPVPPAPPAAPVQPAAPKPTVAPAP, from the coding sequence ATGAACCGATTCCCTTCGACCCTCCTCACCGCGCTGCCGCTGACGGCGGTGCTCGTGGCCCCCGTCGTCTCGGACGCCTGCACCAGCATGCTGGTGACGAAGGGCGCCACGACGGACGGCTCCACGTTCATCACCTACGCGGCGGACGCGCACGAGCTGTACGGTGAGCTGTACTACACGCCCGCGCGCCGCCACGCCGCTGGGGCCATGCGCGACGTCGTGGAGTGGGACTCCGGCAAGTTCCTGGGCCGCATCAAGCAGCCGGCCGCCACGTACTCCGTGGTGGGCAACATGAACGAGCACCAGCTCTCCATCAGCGAGTCCACCTTCACGGGCCGCAAGGAGCTGGAGGGGCCCGCGGGCCTCATCGACTACGGCTCGCTCATCTACATCGCGCTGGAGCGCGCGAAGACGGCCCGCGAGGCCATCCAGGTGATGACGGACCTGGTCGCCGAGCACGGCTACGCCTCCACGGGTGAGACGTTCTCCATCGCCGACCCGAAGGAGGCGTGGATCCTGGAGATGATTGGCAAGGGCGCGGGGCAGAAGGGCGCGGTGTGGGTGGCCCGCAGGCTGCCGGACGGCTACATCTCCGCGCACGCCAACCAGTCGCGCATCCGCCAGTTCCCGCTCAACGACAGCTCCACCACGCTGTACTCGCCGGACGTCATCACCTTCGCGCGCGCGAAGGGCTGGTACACGGGCGCGGACAAGGACTTCAGCTTCGCGGACACGTACCACCCGCTGGACTTCGGCGGGCAGCGCTTCAGCGAGGCGCGCGTGTGGAGCATCTTCCGCCGCGCGGCCCCGTCCCTGAAGCTGGGCGTGGAGTACGCGGACGGCGCGGACACGACGAAGCGCCTGCCCCTGTGGGTGAAGCCGGACAAGAAGGTGTCCGTGCAGGACGCCATGGCGCTCATGCGCGACCACTACGAGGGCACGCCACTGGACATGTCCAAGGACGTGGGCGCGGGGCCCTACGCGGTGCCCTACCGCTGGCGCCCGATGACGTGGGACGTGGACGGCAAGAGCTACGTGCACGAGCGCGCCATCTCCACGCAGCAGACGGGCTTCTCCTTCGTCGCGCAGATGCGCTCGTCGCTGCCGGACGCCATTGGCGGCGTGCTCTGGTTCGGCGTGGACGACACCTTCACCACCGTCTACACGCCCATGTACGCGGGCATCCGGCAGGTGCCGAAGAACTTCGCGCAGGGCGTGGCCAGCCGGGGTGACTTCTCCTGGGACTCGTCCTTCTGGGTCTTCAACTGGGTGTCGAACCAGGCCTACGGGCGCTGGAGCGACATGATTGTCGACGTGCAGAAGGCGCAGGGCGACCTGGAGGGCCAGTTCCTGGCGGATCAGGCCAACGTGGAGAGCGTCGCGCAGGTGCTCTACAAGCGGACGCCGGAGCAGGCCCGTCAGTACCTCACCGAGTACTCCATGCAGCAGGGCGACAAGGTCCACGCGCGCTGGCGCAAGCTGGGCGAGCAGATGCTCGTGAAGTACATCGACGGCAACGTGCGCGACGCCACGGGCAAGGTGGGCCACCCGCGCTACCCGGACGCGTGGTACCGCCGCATCGCGGCCGACAACGGCAAGATGCTGGAGTCGCACGAGAAGCCGGAGCCGAAGCCCGCCGCCGCGCCCGTGCCCCCCGCGCCGCCGGCCGCGCCCGTGCAGCCCGCGGCCCCGAAGCCGACGGTCGCTCCGGCGCCCTGA
- a CDS encoding squalene/phytoene synthase family protein has product MSDAPTVTALPFRDEELADFLERTSRTFALAIPLLEEPLRREVGLGYLLLRVADTLEDAAPWTRDERREALAAFASLLQETPGVDAEALSREWLSRRPSENAGYLDLLASTPTLLASLDALRPEAGAILRHFVLKTVQGMGQVLAGASESGLLRLESLQSLRDYCYIVAGLVGELLTDLFVLDPRLAPYAPNLRSLAPLFGEGLQLVNILKDARQDRKEGRVWLPEGVQLQDVERLAGEDLVAAARYVRSLHLAGAPRDVLAFTTLPLLLAQATLDLLVRDGAGAKVSRAVVSAQLETLQVALSRGALPEAVEALAGPMPGSP; this is encoded by the coding sequence TTGAGTGACGCCCCCACCGTGACGGCCCTGCCGTTCCGGGACGAAGAGCTGGCGGACTTCCTTGAGCGGACCAGCCGCACGTTCGCGCTCGCCATCCCGCTGCTCGAAGAGCCGCTGCGCCGGGAGGTGGGCCTGGGCTACCTGCTCCTGCGCGTCGCCGACACGCTGGAGGACGCCGCGCCCTGGACGCGCGACGAGCGGCGCGAGGCCCTGGCCGCCTTCGCGTCGCTGCTCCAGGAGACGCCGGGCGTGGACGCCGAGGCGCTGTCGCGCGAGTGGCTGTCGCGCCGCCCCTCCGAGAACGCCGGCTACCTGGACCTCCTCGCGAGCACCCCCACGCTGCTGGCGAGCCTGGACGCACTGCGCCCGGAGGCCGGCGCAATCCTGCGCCACTTCGTGCTGAAGACGGTGCAGGGCATGGGGCAGGTGCTGGCCGGTGCCTCCGAGAGCGGGCTGTTGCGGCTGGAGTCACTCCAGTCCCTGCGTGACTATTGCTACATCGTGGCGGGACTGGTGGGCGAGCTGCTCACGGACCTGTTCGTCCTGGATCCGCGCCTCGCGCCGTACGCGCCGAACCTGCGCTCGCTGGCCCCGCTGTTCGGTGAGGGGCTGCAACTGGTCAACATCCTCAAGGACGCGCGGCAGGACCGGAAGGAGGGCCGCGTGTGGCTGCCGGAGGGCGTGCAGCTCCAGGACGTGGAGCGGCTCGCCGGCGAGGACCTGGTCGCGGCGGCGCGCTACGTGCGGTCCCTGCACCTGGCCGGAGCGCCCCGGGACGTGCTCGCCTTCACCACGCTGCCGCTCTTGCTGGCCCAGGCCACCCTGGACCTGCTGGTGCGCGACGGCGCGGGCGCCAAGGTGTCGCGCGCGGTGGTGTCCGCCCAACTGGAGACCCTCCAGGTCGCCCTGTCGCGGGGCGCGCTCCCGGAGGCCGTGGAGGCGCTCGCCGGGCCCATGCCGGGCAGCCCCTGA
- the dusA gene encoding tRNA dihydrouridine(20/20a) synthase DusA, giving the protein MTALAYPMPLCVAPMMDWTDRHCRYFFRLISRHTLLYTEMVTTGAVLHGKRDRLLGFTPAEHPVALQLGGSEPADLAASARIGEEWGYDEINLNVGCPSDRVQSGRFGACLMAEPDLVARGVTAMREAVRIPVTVKSRIAIDDMEEWSTLEDFVRRVSAAGCTRFIVHARKAWLQGLSPKENRDVPPLRYELVHRLKAEYPHLDITLNGGIKTLDAAAEHLGRVDGVMMGRAPYESPYLLADADRRFFGSTQAPLTRHEVVDAMLPYIEAQLSQGAPLGAITRHMLGLFQGLPGARAWRRHLSENAHKDGASPEVVRVAASKVPRDADLQAVA; this is encoded by the coding sequence ATGACTGCCCTGGCCTACCCCATGCCGCTGTGTGTCGCGCCGATGATGGACTGGACGGACCGGCACTGCCGGTACTTCTTCCGGCTCATCTCCCGGCACACGCTGCTCTACACGGAGATGGTGACCACGGGCGCGGTGCTCCACGGCAAGCGCGACCGGCTGCTGGGCTTCACGCCCGCCGAGCACCCGGTGGCCCTCCAGTTGGGTGGCTCGGAGCCCGCGGACCTGGCCGCCTCCGCGCGCATTGGCGAAGAGTGGGGCTACGACGAGATCAACCTCAACGTGGGCTGCCCCAGCGACCGCGTGCAGTCCGGCCGCTTCGGCGCGTGCCTCATGGCGGAGCCGGACCTGGTGGCGCGTGGTGTCACCGCCATGCGCGAGGCGGTGCGCATCCCGGTGACGGTGAAGTCGCGCATCGCCATCGACGACATGGAGGAGTGGTCCACGCTGGAGGACTTCGTGCGGCGCGTCTCCGCGGCGGGCTGCACGCGCTTCATCGTGCACGCGCGCAAGGCGTGGCTGCAGGGCCTGTCCCCCAAGGAGAACCGGGACGTGCCGCCCCTGCGCTACGAGCTGGTGCACCGGCTCAAGGCCGAGTACCCCCACCTGGACATCACCCTCAACGGCGGCATCAAGACGCTGGACGCGGCCGCGGAGCACCTGGGCCGCGTGGACGGCGTGATGATGGGCCGCGCGCCCTACGAGTCCCCGTACCTGCTGGCGGACGCGGACCGGCGCTTCTTCGGAAGCACGCAGGCGCCCCTCACGCGGCACGAGGTGGTGGACGCGATGCTGCCGTACATCGAGGCGCAGCTGAGCCAGGGGGCGCCGCTGGGCGCCATCACCCGGCACATGCTGGGCCTCTTCCAGGGCCTGCCCGGCGCGCGCGCCTGGCGCCGGCACCTCAGCGAGAACGCCCACAAGGACGGCGCGAGCCCGGAGGTGGTGCGCGTCGCCGCCTCGAAGGTGCCGCGCGACGCGGACCTCCAGGCCGTGGCCTGA